The following are encoded in a window of Thermodesulfobacterium geofontis OPF15 genomic DNA:
- a CDS encoding type IV pilus twitching motility protein PilT — protein MLTEFEIKELIYRLANLEPGISDIFIFSGYPLQIVVYGKVKSIYFDDFPIEKLSPFQVETIAFNMLKENPHLFKKLLKDGYADLSYFLDDDTRFRVNIFSRQRTYNIVMRKLESKVKSIEDWGLPKVFYKIAQEKYGVVLVTGATGQGKTTTLAAILHEINKNENVHIITLEDPIEYIHQPIKATINQRELGTDFSSYAEGLRAALREAPHVILVGEIRDRETMDIVLTAAETGHLVFSTLHTIGASQTLNRILGFYLPEEEHTIRYRLAGSLRWIIGQKLLPKIGGGRIPIFDILYNSLRVREIIMTGEKEGKTFYDVMTQGSAFGMRTFDQDLIELYKKGLIEEEIAIMHAIRKDKVSREIDLIKKLKSIEETEAFLELGEKGVK, from the coding sequence ATGTTAACAGAATTTGAAATTAAAGAGCTAATTTATAGATTAGCTAACTTAGAACCAGGTATTTCTGATATTTTTATTTTCTCTGGTTACCCCTTACAAATTGTAGTTTATGGAAAAGTAAAATCTATTTATTTTGATGATTTTCCTATAGAAAAACTTTCTCCCTTTCAAGTTGAGACTATAGCCTTTAATATGCTTAAAGAAAATCCCCATTTATTTAAAAAACTTCTTAAAGATGGATATGCTGATCTTTCATATTTTTTAGATGATGATACAAGATTTAGAGTAAATATATTTTCCCGTCAAAGAACCTATAATATTGTAATGAGAAAATTAGAAAGCAAAGTTAAATCTATAGAAGATTGGGGATTACCCAAGGTATTTTATAAAATTGCCCAAGAAAAATATGGGGTTGTTTTAGTAACTGGTGCAACAGGACAAGGGAAAACCACAACCTTAGCTGCTATTCTTCATGAAATAAATAAAAATGAAAATGTTCATATTATTACTCTTGAAGACCCTATTGAGTATATTCATCAGCCTATAAAAGCTACCATAAATCAAAGAGAACTTGGTACAGATTTTAGTTCCTATGCTGAAGGGTTAAGAGCAGCTCTAAGAGAAGCTCCTCATGTGATATTAGTAGGAGAAATTCGCGACAGAGAAACTATGGATATAGTTCTAACTGCAGCAGAAACTGGGCATTTAGTATTTTCTACTTTACATACTATAGGTGCATCACAAACACTTAATAGAATTTTGGGTTTTTATTTACCAGAGGAAGAACATACTATAAGATACAGATTGGCAGGTAGTTTGAGATGGATTATAGGCCAAAAACTTCTTCCTAAAATTGGAGGCGGAAGAATCCCTATTTTTGATATTTTATATAATAGTCTAAGAGTTAGAGAAATAATTATGACTGGGGAAAAAGAGGGTAAAACTTTTTATGATGTAATGACCCAAGGAAGTGCTTTTGGAATGAGAACTTTTGACCAAGACCTTATAGAGCTTTATAAAAAAGGGCTTATAGAAGAGGAGATAGCTATTATGCATGCTATTAGAAAAGATAAAGTAAGCAGAGAAATAGATTTAATAAAAAAACTAAAAAGTATAGAAGAAACAGAAGCTTTTTTAGAATTGGGTGAAAAAGGCGTTAAATGA
- a CDS encoding type IV pilus twitching motility protein PilT: MAKLDPFFRLMVDTQASDLHLSAGNPPLLRVHGELQRVKYKVLEEDELREMLYEIASEEIIKKFEEEGEVDFGYEIPGLARFRINYFRQRKGIAAAFRLIPNKIKTVEELGLPPLLNKLALLPRGLVLVTGPTGAGKSTTLAAIIDYANRMRYDHIITIEDPIEFVHEPKNCLINQREVGVHTKSFANALRAALREDPDIILVGEMRDLETIALAIEASLTGHLVFSTLHTIGAAQTVSRIIDAFPPQERDQIRVSLSEALRAVVSQTMFKRIDKPGRIVAVEIMIATPAIRNLIRENKIHQIPSLIQTGKKYGMISLDDCIMDYLNKGYISPEEAFIKAIDKSRFLPFIQDKEIADFTEIPG, translated from the coding sequence ATGGCTAAACTTGATCCCTTTTTTAGATTAATGGTTGATACACAAGCTTCTGACCTTCATCTTTCTGCAGGGAATCCTCCTCTTTTGAGGGTCCATGGTGAACTTCAAAGAGTTAAGTATAAAGTATTAGAGGAAGATGAATTAAGAGAAATGCTTTATGAAATAGCTTCAGAAGAAATTATAAAAAAATTCGAAGAAGAAGGAGAAGTAGACTTTGGATATGAAATTCCTGGGCTTGCGAGATTTAGAATTAACTATTTTCGTCAAAGAAAGGGTATTGCAGCAGCTTTTAGACTTATTCCAAATAAAATTAAAACCGTAGAAGAATTAGGTCTTCCTCCACTTTTAAATAAACTTGCACTTTTACCAAGAGGACTAGTTTTAGTAACTGGTCCTACAGGTGCTGGTAAGTCAACTACTCTTGCAGCGATTATAGATTACGCGAATAGAATGCGTTATGACCATATTATTACTATTGAAGACCCTATTGAATTTGTACATGAACCTAAGAATTGTTTAATTAATCAAAGGGAAGTTGGAGTTCATACAAAAAGCTTTGCCAATGCTTTAAGAGCAGCTTTAAGAGAAGATCCTGATATAATTCTTGTAGGTGAAATGCGTGATTTAGAAACTATAGCCCTTGCTATTGAGGCTTCCCTTACTGGTCATTTAGTTTTTTCTACTTTACACACTATTGGTGCAGCTCAAACTGTAAGTAGAATAATAGATGCTTTTCCTCCCCAGGAAAGAGACCAAATAAGAGTATCTTTATCTGAAGCCTTAAGAGCAGTTGTTTCTCAAACCATGTTTAAAAGAATTGATAAACCAGGAAGAATAGTTGCTGTAGAAATAATGATAGCCACCCCTGCCATTAGAAATCTTATAAGAGAAAATAAAATTCATCAAATTCCATCTCTTATTCAAACAGGCAAAAAATATGGAATGATATCTTTAGATGACTGTATTATGGATTATTTAAATAAAGGATATATCTCTCCTGAAGAAGCTTTTATAAAAGCTATAGATAAAAGCAGGTTTTTGCCTTTTATTCAAGATAAAGAAATTGCTGATTTTACTGAAATCCCAGGCTAA
- a CDS encoding YcaO-like family protein — MRELREKFLKSSKKVIADKAKFPEETVKEVEERLKLAGIRIYKGLKRIDKGRLGIPIYLSLYDIDGQKITGNFKQMGKGSTETLSQASALMELVERFSLFSFYKEIQKKGILSTFEELKEKAIPFNEILKSVEDEESEDIKKLAIKYLKEVPFYFVKAFEVATQKEKFIPFHWFWLLYEYNGSAGGNTYPEASVQAICELIERHTNTLSVRKNAPMPAIKRDSIQGEGEKLINCYERLNIKLWIRDMTFGMPVPTVAVMAMDPSTYPERSEIVYAAGTATSPERALIRALTEVAQLAGDFDTEGKYVESGLPKFKTLEEAKNVIEWTYQVDLKDLPNISSEDHVEEMLNLSQKLKEIGYEIYLIDITHPQLNIPAVYAIIPGVLFRERTRISYLYQMVRTLNLYLPKEKLKELLLSLLKEIKDKYYLWAYLGNIYKEIGRENEAIDCYQKALEFFPPPADKLAIISHLADAYFRKGEYEKVLNLVAMALEIDEIPELYNILGRAYYKLGNYLKAMEAFSRAIDLNPASAVDYANIGYCLKAINYLPVAQIYFKKALEIDPELTMAKRGLEYCERILNSKN, encoded by the coding sequence ATGAGAGAATTGAGGGAAAAATTTTTAAAAAGTTCTAAAAAAGTTATAGCTGATAAGGCTAAATTTCCAGAAGAAACAGTAAAAGAAGTAGAAGAAAGGCTAAAATTAGCAGGAATTAGAATTTATAAGGGGCTTAAAAGAATTGATAAAGGGAGATTAGGGATTCCTATTTATTTAAGTCTCTATGACATAGATGGACAAAAAATTACCGGAAATTTTAAACAAATGGGGAAGGGAAGCACAGAAACACTTTCCCAGGCAAGTGCGCTTATGGAATTAGTGGAAAGATTTTCTTTATTTTCTTTCTATAAAGAAATTCAAAAAAAGGGGATATTAAGTACTTTTGAGGAATTAAAAGAAAAGGCTATCCCTTTTAATGAAATTTTAAAATCTGTAGAAGATGAAGAATCGGAAGATATTAAAAAATTAGCTATTAAATATTTAAAAGAAGTTCCTTTTTATTTTGTTAAAGCTTTTGAAGTAGCCACACAAAAAGAAAAATTTATCCCTTTCCACTGGTTTTGGCTTCTTTATGAATACAATGGTTCTGCAGGAGGAAATACCTATCCTGAAGCAAGTGTTCAAGCAATATGTGAATTAATAGAAAGACATACTAATACTTTATCTGTTAGGAAAAACGCACCTATGCCTGCTATAAAAAGAGATTCTATTCAGGGAGAAGGAGAAAAATTAATAAATTGTTATGAAAGATTAAATATAAAATTGTGGATAAGAGATATGACTTTTGGTATGCCAGTTCCTACAGTAGCTGTAATGGCTATGGATCCTTCTACCTATCCTGAAAGGAGTGAAATTGTGTATGCAGCAGGAACAGCAACTTCGCCTGAAAGGGCATTAATAAGAGCTTTAACAGAAGTTGCTCAACTTGCAGGAGATTTTGATACAGAGGGCAAATATGTAGAAAGTGGACTTCCTAAATTTAAAACACTTGAAGAAGCTAAAAATGTTATTGAATGGACTTACCAAGTTGATCTTAAAGATCTACCTAATATATCTTCTGAAGATCATGTAGAAGAAATGCTCAATCTTTCCCAAAAATTGAAAGAAATTGGTTACGAAATTTATTTAATAGATATCACCCATCCTCAACTAAATATTCCTGCAGTTTATGCAATAATTCCTGGAGTTCTTTTTAGAGAAAGAACTCGCATTTCTTATCTTTACCAAATGGTGAGAACTTTGAATTTATATTTGCCAAAAGAAAAATTGAAAGAACTTCTTTTATCTCTTTTAAAAGAAATAAAAGACAAATACTATCTCTGGGCTTATTTAGGGAATATTTACAAAGAGATAGGTAGAGAAAATGAAGCTATAGATTGTTATCAAAAGGCTTTAGAATTTTTTCCTCCACCAGCAGATAAATTAGCCATAATTTCACACCTTGCAGATGCCTATTTTAGAAAAGGAGAATATGAAAAAGTTTTAAATTTAGTGGCAATGGCTTTAGAAATAGATGAAATTCCAGAACTTTATAATATTTTAGGAAGAGCTTATTATAAGTTAGGAAATTATTTAAAAGCTATGGAGGCATTTTCAAGGGCAATAGATCTAAATCCTGCTTCAGCAGTTGATTATGCAAATATAGGATATTGTTTAAAAGCAATTAATTATCTACCTGTTGCTCAAATTTATTTTAAAAAAGCTCTTGAAATTGATCCAGAATTGACAATGGCTAAAAGAGGTTTAGAATATTGCGAAAGGATTCTTAATTCTAAAAATTAA
- a CDS encoding ferritin-like domain-containing protein: MSEKLLEALLKAEELELEELEGKQFYLKAAEKTLIPSVKELFKHLAYEEDLHSEKIREIYQFFQQKKKLPQYITKVSKKQFNPVFDLKQLEKVAGVETDIAALEEALSFEEKSVKYYQKLSEKIKDPKVKRFF; this comes from the coding sequence ATGTCTGAAAAATTATTAGAAGCACTTTTAAAAGCTGAAGAATTAGAATTAGAAGAATTAGAAGGGAAACAATTTTATCTTAAAGCAGCAGAGAAAACACTTATTCCTTCAGTTAAAGAATTATTTAAACATCTGGCTTATGAAGAAGATCTTCATTCAGAGAAAATAAGAGAAATTTACCAATTTTTTCAACAAAAAAAGAAGCTACCTCAATATATTACTAAAGTGTCAAAAAAGCAATTTAATCCAGTTTTTGATCTAAAACAGCTTGAAAAGGTAGCAGGAGTTGAAACTGACATTGCAGCTTTGGAAGAAGCTTTAAGCTTTGAGGAAAAATCTGTAAAATATTATCAAAAACTTTCTGAAAAAATTAAAGATCCTAAGGTTAAACGCTTCTTTTAA
- a CDS encoding dUTP diphosphatase — translation MKIKVWKKDPRAQILKKSTEQSVGYDLFALEEVSIEPGEFVLIRTGLVIKTEPPYALFIFPRSSLFKNKSLIMPNSAGIIDFDYCGEEDEIKIPVLNLGKEKVIVKAHEKIAQAVFIKIGNPEIEEIPIPPKSSSRGGFGSTGGWK, via the coding sequence ATGAAAATAAAAGTTTGGAAAAAAGATCCCAGAGCCCAAATATTAAAAAAGAGCACTGAACAATCTGTAGGATATGATCTATTTGCTTTGGAAGAAGTTTCTATAGAGCCTGGTGAATTTGTTCTTATTAGAACAGGCCTGGTAATAAAAACAGAACCTCCTTATGCCCTTTTTATTTTCCCAAGATCTTCTCTTTTTAAAAATAAAAGCTTGATAATGCCAAATTCTGCTGGTATTATAGATTTTGACTATTGTGGAGAAGAGGATGAGATAAAAATTCCTGTATTAAATTTAGGAAAAGAGAAAGTGATCGTAAAGGCTCATGAAAAAATAGCTCAAGCTGTATTTATTAAAATCGGAAATCCTGAAATAGAAGAAATACCTATTCCTCCTAAATCTTCTTCAAGAGGCGGATTTGGATCTACTGGGGGTTGGAAATAA
- a CDS encoding redox-sensing transcriptional repressor Rex, which translates to MKVKDTPENTLERLIIYLKVLEALEKKKIDFISSEDLAKNCGVNSAQLRKDLSFVGSLGTKGVGYSVKSLKFSLKNFLGRAQEWNLILGGLSPLGIFLLQDKILQKEGFYFLAAFDTKEENIGKIYNGIIVYNLNQLPQVVNVIKVDIGVITAEENPEIFLEAFINQGIKAILNLSKVPLFVENQEIKIENFSFSMPLTKLSYFLKNSL; encoded by the coding sequence ATGAAAGTAAAAGATACTCCAGAAAATACTTTAGAAAGATTAATTATTTATCTAAAAGTTTTGGAAGCTCTTGAAAAAAAGAAGATAGATTTTATAAGTTCTGAAGATTTAGCTAAAAATTGTGGTGTAAATTCTGCTCAGTTAAGAAAAGATTTAAGTTTTGTAGGATCCTTAGGTACTAAAGGTGTAGGGTATAGTGTTAAAAGTTTAAAATTCAGTCTTAAAAATTTCTTAGGAAGAGCTCAAGAATGGAATCTAATTTTAGGGGGGTTAAGCCCTTTAGGAATATTTCTTTTGCAAGATAAAATTTTACAAAAAGAAGGATTTTATTTTTTAGCTGCCTTTGATACAAAAGAAGAAAACATTGGTAAAATATATAATGGCATTATAGTTTATAATCTAAATCAATTACCTCAAGTAGTAAACGTAATAAAAGTAGATATAGGTGTAATTACTGCAGAAGAGAATCCAGAAATTTTTTTGGAAGCTTTCATAAATCAAGGCATAAAAGCTATTTTAAATCTTAGTAAAGTACCTCTTTTTGTAGAAAATCAAGAAATAAAGATTGAAAATTTTTCTTTTTCTATGCCTTTAACTAAATTATCTTATTTTTTAAAAAATAGCTTATGA
- the mtnA gene encoding S-methyl-5-thioribose-1-phosphate isomerase, whose product MKPSFLKKEILKEPDKADSIKAWFWTEKGLYLLDQRKLPLEEKYIFCDNLNKIRTAIKEMVVRGAPAIGICSAIGFVIEFKNFLSSLKSEEILIHKVEEEIGKISNLLVTARPTAINLSWAVSRMRKISLNFLEKFKEKINKSELKQLEELLEKEALKIWKEDIEANLAIADYGKDILPEGGILTHCNTGALATGGYGTALGIIRKFYEKNKKIKIFVDETRPFLQGARLTAWELYKLKIPYTLISDNAAGFLMKKGEISAVIVGADRIAKNGDTANKIGTYSLAVLAKFHNIPFYVAAPSSTFDLSIEKGEKIPIEIRPSKEVLTCHKSKIAPSKAKAYNIAFDITPNELISAIITEKGIIYPPYEENIPKFITP is encoded by the coding sequence ATGAAACCTTCTTTCTTGAAAAAAGAAATTTTAAAAGAACCTGATAAAGCTGATTCAATAAAAGCTTGGTTCTGGACAGAAAAAGGGCTTTATCTCCTTGATCAGAGAAAACTTCCTTTAGAGGAAAAATACATTTTTTGTGATAACCTTAACAAAATAAGAACTGCTATCAAAGAAATGGTAGTAAGAGGAGCTCCTGCTATAGGAATTTGTTCAGCAATTGGATTTGTTATAGAATTTAAAAATTTTTTATCTTCTTTAAAAAGCGAAGAAATTTTAATTCATAAAGTAGAAGAGGAAATAGGAAAAATAAGCAATCTTTTAGTTACCGCGCGTCCTACAGCCATAAATCTTTCTTGGGCTGTTTCAAGAATGAGAAAAATTTCCCTTAATTTCCTTGAGAAATTTAAAGAAAAAATAAATAAGTCTGAACTTAAACAACTTGAAGAGTTACTTGAAAAAGAAGCACTTAAAATATGGAAGGAAGATATAGAAGCTAATTTAGCTATAGCTGATTATGGAAAGGATATTCTTCCAGAAGGAGGTATACTCACCCATTGCAATACAGGTGCTTTAGCAACTGGTGGATATGGAACAGCTTTAGGAATTATACGAAAATTTTATGAAAAAAATAAAAAGATAAAAATCTTTGTAGATGAAACTCGTCCTTTTTTACAGGGTGCAAGACTTACTGCTTGGGAACTTTACAAATTAAAAATTCCTTATACTTTAATTTCTGATAATGCTGCAGGTTTTCTTATGAAAAAAGGAGAAATCTCTGCAGTAATAGTAGGTGCTGATAGAATTGCAAAAAATGGAGACACAGCTAATAAAATAGGAACCTATTCTTTAGCAGTTTTAGCTAAATTTCACAATATACCTTTTTATGTTGCTGCTCCTTCTTCTACTTTTGATTTAAGTATAGAAAAAGGAGAAAAAATTCCTATAGAAATTCGCCCTTCTAAAGAGGTTTTAACCTGTCATAAAAGTAAAATTGCTCCTTCTAAAGCTAAAGCTTATAACATAGCTTTTGATATAACCCCTAATGAATTAATTTCTGCTATTATAACAGAAAAAGGTATTATCTACCCACCCTATGAAGAAAATATTCCTAAATTTATAACTCCTTAA
- the gatB gene encoding Asp-tRNA(Asn)/Glu-tRNA(Gln) amidotransferase subunit GatB — protein MEFEAVIGLEVHAQLSTKTKMFCSCSTKFGNPPNTQICPVCTGLPGVLPVINKKAVEYALKLALALNCKINLKSIMARKTYFYPDLPKNYQISQYEIPIAEGGAVEIEINGNRKKIGLVRIHMEEDAGKLIHDEKKPYSYVDFNRAGVPLLEIVSAPEISSPEEAVVYLKTLRRILRYLEICDGNMEEGSLRCDANVSVKPKGSDKFGTKVELKNMNSFKHIERALSYEIKRQIGLLMEGKEIIQETRLYDETTQTTHPMRGKEEAHDYCYFPDPDLIEIQINEEILEKLKTELPELPQEKKERFLKTYLLTPYEVDILIEEKNLADFFEKTVEIYPNPKSISNFMLTEVLRYLNRDGKDISETNLKPEILAQLLDLVEKGIISITIAKQIFPEVYEKGIEPRKIVEEKGLIQESSEDKLRFICEEVLAENPKEVEKYRAGKKGIIGFFVGQVLKKTQGKANPKIVNKILTELLEK, from the coding sequence ATGGAATTTGAAGCAGTAATTGGCTTAGAAGTTCATGCTCAGCTTAGTACAAAAACAAAAATGTTTTGTTCCTGTTCCACTAAATTTGGAAATCCTCCTAATACACAAATTTGTCCCGTTTGTACAGGTCTTCCTGGAGTATTACCAGTAATAAATAAAAAAGCTGTTGAATATGCTTTGAAATTAGCTTTAGCACTTAATTGCAAAATAAATCTAAAATCTATTATGGCTCGTAAAACTTACTTTTATCCTGATCTTCCCAAAAATTATCAAATTTCTCAATATGAAATACCTATTGCAGAAGGTGGAGCTGTTGAAATTGAAATAAATGGAAATAGAAAGAAAATAGGTTTGGTAAGGATACATATGGAAGAAGATGCAGGTAAATTAATTCACGATGAAAAGAAACCTTATTCTTACGTAGATTTTAATAGAGCCGGGGTTCCTCTTCTTGAAATTGTAAGTGCTCCAGAAATTTCTTCTCCTGAAGAGGCAGTAGTTTATTTAAAAACGTTAAGAAGAATTTTAAGATATCTTGAAATATGTGACGGGAATATGGAAGAAGGGAGTCTAAGATGTGATGCAAATGTTTCTGTTAAACCAAAAGGGAGTGATAAATTTGGAACTAAAGTAGAATTAAAAAATATGAACTCCTTTAAACATATAGAAAGAGCTTTAAGTTATGAAATAAAAAGACAAATAGGTCTTCTTATGGAAGGTAAAGAGATTATCCAAGAAACAAGACTCTATGATGAGACTACACAAACTACTCATCCTATGAGAGGAAAGGAAGAGGCTCATGATTATTGTTATTTCCCTGATCCAGATTTAATAGAAATCCAAATAAATGAAGAAATTCTTGAAAAACTTAAAACTGAACTCCCTGAACTTCCTCAAGAAAAAAAAGAAAGATTTTTAAAAACTTATCTTTTAACGCCTTATGAAGTGGACATTTTAATTGAAGAAAAAAATTTAGCCGATTTTTTTGAAAAAACAGTAGAAATCTATCCTAATCCTAAGAGCATTTCTAATTTCATGCTTACAGAAGTTTTAAGGTATTTAAACCGTGATGGAAAAGATATTAGTGAAACAAATCTCAAACCCGAAATTCTTGCTCAATTACTTGATTTAGTAGAAAAGGGAATAATCTCTATAACCATTGCAAAACAAATTTTTCCGGAGGTATATGAGAAAGGAATTGAACCAAGAAAGATTGTGGAAGAAAAGGGGCTAATTCAAGAGAGTTCAGAAGATAAATTGAGATTCATTTGTGAAGAAGTTTTAGCAGAAAATCCTAAAGAAGTAGAAAAATATAGAGCTGGTAAAAAGGGCATTATAGGATTCTTTGTAGGACAAGTTTTAAAGAAAACACAAGGTAAAGCAAATCCCAAAATAGTTAATAAAATCCTGACTGAGCTCTTAGAAAAATGA
- the mnmA gene encoding tRNA 2-thiouridine(34) synthase MnmA: protein MKIAVALSGGIDSAITAYILKERNYQLIGITFELFESQKETIEKAKYVSHFLNIPHYVLELKEFFKKEIISYFVDSYAKGLTPNPCAWCNRKIKFGKVLEWSIKNLKIEKFATGHYVKIENYKGNPLLKRAKDKNKDQSYFLALIDCEIIPYLIFPLGDFTKDEVKSLGKNLFKFLDYKESQNICFLKNKTLKEFLSTYLPEKKGFVVYKDKIIGTHSGIHWYTIGQRKGLGIPFGKPLYIIDLDFNENKIVLGDEKDLFSKGLILEDLNFHLPLDLWTNPSAQIRYKAPIAKVKDIIKNDEEYKVLFETPVKGVTPGQICVFYEDEFLLGGGVIKKAIK from the coding sequence ATGAAAATAGCAGTTGCTTTAAGTGGTGGGATCGATAGTGCAATAACTGCTTACATTTTAAAAGAAAGAAATTATCAACTTATAGGTATTACTTTTGAACTTTTTGAATCTCAAAAGGAAACTATTGAAAAAGCTAAATATGTTTCTCATTTCCTCAATATACCTCATTATGTTTTAGAGTTAAAAGAATTTTTTAAAAAAGAAATCATCTCTTATTTTGTAGATTCTTATGCTAAAGGATTAACACCGAATCCATGTGCTTGGTGTAATAGAAAAATTAAATTTGGTAAGGTTTTAGAATGGTCTATTAAAAATTTAAAAATAGAAAAATTTGCCACAGGTCATTATGTAAAAATAGAAAATTATAAGGGAAACCCTCTTTTAAAAAGAGCAAAGGATAAAAATAAAGATCAATCCTATTTTTTAGCCTTGATAGATTGTGAAATTATTCCTTATTTAATTTTCCCCTTAGGAGATTTTACTAAAGATGAAGTTAAATCCTTAGGAAAAAATTTATTTAAATTTTTGGATTATAAAGAATCACAAAACATTTGTTTTTTAAAAAACAAAACTTTAAAAGAATTTTTATCTACTTATCTCCCAGAAAAAAAGGGCTTTGTTGTTTATAAAGATAAAATTATAGGTACCCATTCAGGTATCCATTGGTATACTATTGGACAAAGAAAGGGACTTGGAATACCTTTTGGTAAACCTTTATATATTATTGATTTAGACTTTAACGAAAATAAAATAGTTTTAGGAGATGAAAAAGATTTATTTTCCAAAGGACTTATTTTAGAGGATCTGAATTTTCACCTTCCTTTAGATTTATGGACAAATCCTTCAGCTCAGATAAGATATAAAGCGCCTATAGCGAAAGTTAAAGATATAATTAAAAATGATGAAGAATATAAAGTTTTATTTGAAACTCCTGTAAAAGGGGTAACACCTGGACAAATATGTGTTTTTTATGAAGATGAATTTTTACTTGGAGGAGGTGTAATTAAAAAAGCAATAAAATAA
- a CDS encoding NIL domain-containing protein yields the protein MIYKKGLYLKFPPDIVDKPIVYKLVKDYDLIFNILKATITPGKEGIMIMELEGTPEKVKNGLEYLKKIGVEVKPLEQQIIKNEEVCIQCGSCTAVCPTSALYVDRESFKILFDPQKCTACEFCVAVCITKAMEVHVESSTQKIL from the coding sequence TTGATATATAAAAAGGGTTTATATTTAAAGTTTCCTCCAGATATTGTAGATAAACCTATAGTTTATAAATTAGTAAAAGATTATGACCTAATTTTTAATATTTTAAAAGCAACTATCACTCCTGGAAAAGAAGGAATTATGATAATGGAATTAGAGGGAACACCTGAAAAAGTTAAAAATGGTTTAGAGTATCTAAAAAAGATAGGTGTTGAAGTAAAACCTTTAGAACAGCAGATAATTAAGAATGAAGAGGTTTGTATACAGTGTGGTAGCTGTACAGCTGTATGTCCTACATCTGCACTTTATGTGGATAGAGAATCTTTTAAAATTCTTTTCGATCCTCAGAAGTGTACAGCTTGTGAATTTTGTGTAGCAGTTTGTATCACTAAAGCTATGGAAGTTCATGTAGAAAGTAGCACCCAAAAAATTTTATAA
- a CDS encoding superoxide dismutase, producing the protein MYEAKDYSKLVGMKGFSEILLKNHFTLYNGYVTNCNKLLEALMKMFEEDEVGTPEFAELKRRLGWEWNGMRLHELYFENLGGNGIFPQEGILSKLINEQFGSFENWKKEFIGIGLMRGIGWVILYQDIYTGKLINFWINEHDIGHPAGGNPLLVMDVFEHAYIIDYGLKKKDYIKTFFDNINWNEVEKRIIK; encoded by the coding sequence ATGTATGAGGCAAAAGACTATTCTAAGTTAGTTGGAATGAAAGGTTTTAGCGAAATTCTTTTGAAAAATCATTTTACTTTATATAATGGATATGTTACTAACTGTAACAAGTTATTAGAAGCACTAATGAAAATGTTTGAAGAAGATGAAGTTGGGACTCCAGAATTTGCAGAACTTAAAAGGAGATTGGGTTGGGAGTGGAATGGTATGCGTCTTCATGAGCTTTATTTTGAAAATTTAGGAGGAAATGGAATTTTTCCTCAAGAGGGAATCCTTTCTAAACTAATAAATGAGCAGTTTGGAAGCTTTGAAAATTGGAAAAAAGAATTTATAGGTATTGGTTTGATGCGTGGGATAGGTTGGGTTATTTTGTATCAAGATATTTACACTGGTAAATTAATAAATTTTTGGATAAATGAACATGATATAGGGCATCCAGCAGGGGGTAACCCTCTTTTAGTTATGGATGTTTTTGAACATGCCTATATAATTGATTATGGGCTTAAAAAGAAAGACTATATTAAGACTTTTTTTGATAATATTAATTGGAATGAAGTTGAAAAAAGAATTATAAAATAA